ACCTTAGCGTATTACATTACATTTGGGTTCAGCAGTTTAGTGGTATTGTtttaaacactggaaatggtatTGGCTTCTTGTAAAGGGTGAAAAAGCCAAGCCTTCTTTTTTATGTAGTGTTTCTACCCTGTGTTTCTAAAAGTTCTGAATGTTTAATCATGCTTCGGCCGCAGTAATCTCCAACAACATCTCAggtgaactgaaggtcagtggggtCCTCTGAACCCACGACCAAGTCaatcacctctttacacccaggaacccgAGAacagatgtcagcaagctaccggcctctggagaacaaaggccagccctgcaggtcaCTGGGAGCTTTGCCAATAGGGTGCAATCCCAAACTCTAGGTGCACCAGAGTCAATGCAGCACTCCctatggaatccccagtgaaTCCCCAGGAACCTGCGCtcacctgactgtatgactcaccctgcacagcatgtggttatgcctttaccaggggagactttcAGGGACACAAGACCAAGCATTGTTTAATGAAGAACATAAAAACAGTCATTCTCAAGATGCAGCCTTTAATAGGTAACTTTATAGCCACACATATTCTGATACCCTGTCTGTACCAAGTTTACAATCAGAACTTCTGTAGATCTATCAGTTACAATCAGAACTTCTGTAGATCTATTAGTTTTAAAGGACTTACaagtgattgtaagtcgccctggataagggcgtctgctaagaaataaataataataatagcgaacAGCACTGCATCAAGGTCAGACCCACGAAATGAACCTATGGTAGTTATTTAAGCTGAATATATCTGAAATAAAAGATACCTTCGGCTTCCTTGGATCGGTGGCACTTCCCTCTCAGATTAACGACAGTGACCAGAATCACCATGACGACAATCAGGATCAGAATCAGGCTCATTACCCCTAAAAATGAAGCATTAGAATGAATTGGCTGAGTGATTACTGCACCCGAACCTCCCCCCAATCAACTCTCTCAGGAATAAAACCACTTCATTAAAATGATCAAACAGACTTTTACAAAATATAACCTCTACCCATGGCTTTGTTGAATAGTTTCACACATCTGTTCCCTTTACCTCCTTCATTCCAATACAGTCAAACCCTTTTAAAAGCACTTCAAAGGTACTAAGCATAAAAAGTCATCATTAGTGACGTTGACTTTTTCAGGAGTATACCAATAACCTGGAAATAAGAGCTTAACATCACAATGTTGATTCTACAAATACACCTGTTTTTGTGGAACTCAAATATAGCACTTGGAATTGCATTGGTTTCTATGGGTCTCATTATTACATTGCAATCATTAAAAAAAcccataagaaaatgtatgaacgagaggaggccattcggcctgtctaagcttgtccagttcctagtagctgattgatctcaaaacattgtcaggttgggtcttaaagaatccAAGTTATTCTGCtttaacaacatgactaggtaacccattccatcccctaaccctaaccctcaccactctctgtgtgaagaagtgtctccttcagcaacatgactaggtaacccattacATGATATTGCACAGGTTTGACTGTCTACAGCAATAAGCCTTTTAATTAACAGTTTTAGTACTTGCTccctttaaaaattaaaacaaatattagcATGTGATTTGATAATTACCAAAAGCTAACATGGtgagattgttttgtgtttgttcagtAGGAAAAGCAGATGCCAGTAATGaagatgttttgttttcagtctgAGTTGATAAACTTGTCAGCCCAGAAAAGTctgtaaaacagaaagaaaaacaacagcagGTTATTCAGACATTGATGTCTTGTTTCATTGCCTTCGGCTGCCCACAGGTTTCAGGGCTTTTTTCCCAAACCTGGCCAACCTCAGAAATTCTTGCAGTACGTCAaaggtcactgggggattgtgggattgtattctgctttgttttaaagaaaccggCTGTAACAAATAAATGTAACCATCGGCTCATTACAACTAGCTAGGACTCTGGTTAAGAAGGAGAGCACAAGTAAACAAACAGCCAGGTTTTGTCGTTGTGTAAATCATGAATAAAAAAAGGCAATTTGACTACAGACTTTTGCCTTGTATGCCAATTCTGAAGCAGGATGAACGTTGTTTAATATAACAATGTTTGCTTGGGCGAGTTGCGGAAACACCCTGTTTTGTTGCTGTGAGCAGCTGTAGCCGGGAGCACCAGGCAGTGGAAACAGGGCATTAGTTTCTGCtgcattggcttggtttacatgcagtttaggAACTCCAAAGTTTAATTGGATAGGACTGTGGAGATGTAACATTATCAAAGTGAGGAGATACATCACACTGAGATTAAGAGGATAGGACTGTAGAGATGTAACATTATCAAAGTAAGGAGATTATAGACATTACACTGAGATTAACAGGATAGGACTGTACAGATGTAACATTATCAAAGTGAGGAGATTATAGACATCACATTGAGATTAACAGGATAACTGTACAGATGTAACATTATCAAAGTGAGGAGATTATAGACATACAGAGGTGAGAGAATTGAAATCCATTAATGAGACCTTTAACTTATAGAATTTCCTACAAGCCAATAattgcaaagaaaaaacaaatatcagaatatttcTCTATGTGACACTGAGGTTCTAACCAGTCCATTATTTTATGCTTCTTACCAGTTCTTGCGTTGCCTCTTGCGGACGTCGTCAGGGGCAACGTAGATGTAGTCACTAGTTCAGAGGTTGAACTTCCTGTAGACACAGAGCTTACAGATGGTTCAGTACTACTGGAGATTACAGCCCCtaagaaaaacatatatatagacatatataAGCACACAATGGGTGTTTCATaaatttacaaatacaaacatttacaaacaGCTGTAATTTCTAGGTAGATAGATGGCCAAGATATCAACAGGTTTTAGAATAACATTCATTTATACAATTGTTTTTATAGCATTACGTTGACTTATCAACACATATTGTTCAATGGAATCAGTACTGTGGCCGTAGCTGCCCTcagctgtttttttgttaagtttcAGGAGTGGCGCTCTTACGCTCTTACACTCTTAAGAACCAGAGACAGTGCTGCACAGTACAAGCCCATGTGGTGACCGTATTGAATTCACTTTCACATTCTGTGTAATTTAGATAGAGCACTACCTGGAGAGGATGGAAAACTGCTGGTCGTAGTGTTCAGTTTGCTCTGCAGTGGCTCAGTCGTAGTGTTCAGTTTGCTCTGCAGTGGCTCAGTCGTAGTGTTCAGTTTGCTCTGCAGTGGCTCAGTCGTAGTGTTTGGTTTGCTCGCTTCATTTCCTGGACAGAGAAGCCAATTAACTTTGATTTGAAGGTAGAATAAACAGGGTGTACAGAAATAAGTCATTTTGTCACCCACGTATCATGCATGTTATTTGATTATCAATTCTCTCACTCACGTATCATGCATGGTATTTGGTTGTCAATTCTCTCAGTCACTTATCATGCATGGTATTTGGTTGTCAATTCTCTCAATCACTGGAGCTATGGCTAAGTGGTATTAGTAAACATCAGGATCCCATTGCTCAAAGAAGGAGCCGCCATCCCGGAGGTGCAGGACCGAGCGATTCGGTCTCCGAGCTGGATAGCTCGGCTCCTCCAGGGGGAAACCTGTAAACGAACGAACgaatgattgaatgaatgaatgtgaaCTGAGTGAGGGAGAGAAGCATCCAAAAGGTGAAGGTGTTAGAAAGGAAAggttttggccgggggtcccctctgtctTGTGTAGAGAACCTTCCTTCTTGGAGGACGGGGTGGCTGGGCCGACCCAAGGTTGGGAAGTGAAGCTTCACTTGCCCTCAAAAGAAGGACCCCCGGCTTCCCGGCGCTGCGCCACCAAAGCAAGATAGGGGAGAAAAAAATACTAGCAATACTAGCAATACTCTGTTGAGCTGTGGAAATGGCTGAGAGAGGAGTGAATGTAGGTTTCTACTGCAGAGGATGTCCATTGCCCCATTCTTTTAATCATATGTTGATTAATGTTAAGTTTGGCTGTGGAGGTAGCTGTGCCTATATGAAAAGAATGGGGAGTGTAGAACTGCGGGGGCAGACTTTCTTTAGATATGAGATAGGACAGGTGGGACGAAAACCAGCTTCTTGTAACTACACAATGATTGCTGTTAATTAATAAAGGATCCGAATGATTATCTGGGCGAAGACTAGACAGGTAGCGAGATATTGCTGAATAAGGGCATAAAGGAGAATTTAGCTTGCAGAGCTGAATGAACTGGCCTTGATAGAACTGATCCATTTTGGAAGTATGGAGGAACAGGATATAATGAGAGTTTGGAAATAAGGAGACATCGCTGCAATGAATACCTACTGAAGGGAAACTGGCTTGGGAAGGAACTGCAAACTCGGAGCAACGGAGGAAACCAAAGAAGGCAATCAGACAGATGGATTCCATAAGTAGATCATTGAAGGTGTTGAAACAATCTTGGCGAAGAATTGATATAATTAGACCTAGAATATCTGTAGATATGGGTAGGCAGAAGGGTGAGCAGGAGGGGGGCAGCTTTGGGTTTCCCCCAGAGAAAGAGACTGATGGCTGGGATAGGAAGGAGGGGCGGGGTAGACACTAACCTTAATCTGAAATGATACTGAATGCCAGATAAATAGGATTTAATAGCTCCTGGGGATAAGTGAAAGCAGTCTTTTCCGTGAATTAGGAAGGCAAGCATATAGTCCAAGTTGAATGGAGTTGGAGGAATCCAGTTTTGATTGCAGAGAAATGAAAAGGCAGACCAAACAGAAGAGTAGGAGGAACGAGTAGAAGGAGCGAGGGCGTTGATCACGTATCCCTGGGCAGCAGTGAGCAGCTTTAGAATAGCTGGGTTCATCTCATTACCACTTTGCTGAATGGAGGGACTGCCAGAGGGAAATGATGAGCCGATGGAACCAGACGTCTGAACCTGGGAATCTGAAGACGAGAAAGGGCATCGGCAGCATTATTACAGATTCCTGGAAGATGGCGGGCTTGAATGATGAAGTTGTTACACATGGAGATCCAGACGAGGCGGGGTAATAGTTGCATGATTAGTGGAGAAGAAGAACATCCTTTATTAATAATGTGAACAGTGGCTTGATTATCgcagtaaaataaaactgacTTATTTTTCCAGCGGGGTCCCCATAAATGAGCCGCCCGCCACCACTATGGGGTAGATTTCTAGTAGGGTGGTAGATTTCAGTTGAGGAGGGAGAGTTTTTATTTCCAGAGGCTGAGAAGGATGCAGAGAGAGGTCGTGCTGGGCTGAGATAAAGTCGTCATAGAAAAGAGATAATCCGTTCCAGTGTTGTAACAGAGAGGAACACATCTGGGTATCTTTCCTTTGCCCATGCTGAAATGTTAATGAAAGAGTTGAGATTTTTGACTTTGGCAGAGAAAGCAAGAAGACGAGAAATGAATGTCCTGGCCTGCGGAATGGTACGAATAGCGAAGTTGAAGTGGCCGAGCAGTGAAAGAAGATCACGTTTCTCGATAGTGTAGCAAATCTGGAATTCTTGAATGAGAGAACGGATGCGAGCGAGCTTGCTGGGAGGAAGTTGGGCTTCGAATCAGATGGTATCAAGTGTGATTCTGAGAAATTCCAGGATGTGCACTGGTCCAATGGTTTTCTCTTCTGAAAGTGGAACGCCAACTGATTTAAAGAGGGTTTTGAGATGTGTGATTGCTTGAGCTGGGGAATCCGAGGGAGGCGAAACCAGAAAAAAATCGTCAAGGAGATGGAGAACGAAAGGGATGTGGTGAAAATTTAACAGAATCCAGCATAAAGCTTCAGAAAGAGAGTCAAAAATCTTGGGGCTGCTGCGACAGCCAAAAGCCAGCTGGGTGGAAAAATAGAATTTGTTGTTCCAACATATCCCAAAGAGGTGACGGAGGGAGGGGAGGATGGGCATGACTTTAAATGCATCTGAAATATCTGCTTTGGCTAACCAGGATCCTCAGCCTGCAGTTTTGATTGAGCTGATGGCATCGGAGATGGTGATATAGTGGAGGGAGAATGGATCTAAAGGGATTCGAGAGTTAATGCTGCTGAAAAGGCTGTCATAAGGAGCTAATAGATCAATGATGAGCCGTTTTTTACCTGACATTTTCCTGGTAGCTATGCCTGTGGGGTTAATGCAAAACAGAGGaaatgggggggtgggggcagaGAAGGGGCCAACCATAAATCCCTTAGATACTTCTGATTGGATGAGAGTTTGAACTATCTGAGGTTCTTTGAGAGCTGATTGTAGATTTTTGCAGTGCAGTGATGAAGAAGGGATGTGTTCAATTCCTGCAGAACAATCATTAGAAAGGCCGTTGATGAGATAGTTGACAAAAATACGGTCTGGGTGATTTTGCAATAAATTGTTCAGTGTAGGGATAGATATAGGTGTGAACACTGTTAGACGGGGAGAGAGTCATTTGGAAGCTAATGGGCAGATGGACCGAGAGTGGGTGTCGCcacagaaactgcacatatgaATTTATCTACAATGATCCAGAGAGCAGTATTTCTCATTGAAGTTATTGCAGAGCTGTCTGCCAccagaaaatgtaattacatgtcCGTATTTATCCTGTGAGAAGATTCTGGTGGAGCTGAAGAATGAATAGGGTTAACTGATGAAAGCGAGGTGGAGTTGGCATGGAAAATGGCTTGTCTGAGGCGGAGGATGAAGCGTGGGAAGAAGCTGCTTTCGGGCAGAGGGAGGTTGAGTGTGCCGTGGTATTGGTAAAACATTGTCCCTCCATACCTGACAGACAGCTCTACTATATTGAACATGTAGGAGTCTGGTTCTTGCTGATGGTTGGGATATGATTCACAACAATACATCTCTATACACAGAAAAAGCCAGCACAAATTTTCCCAGTGTAAGATTTTTAAGAAGCCTTTCAGTGTTACAAAAATATCCCTGCAGTCTGTGATCTAAAAATTCCAAAGTGGTGATAAGAATAGAAACTAAATGAACATCTTTACCTTCAATGATACTCCGTCTCAGCTGAGGAGACAGGGCGTGCCTGTGAACAGATGAAGCGGAGGTGGAGCCAGCACGAGAAGCAGAAGCCAAGCTGTAGATTGGCAGGTCGACTGCGGGGGCGGGAGTTGCTGGAACGGTGGAAGTGAGGGATGAGGTAGAGCTTGCAGCGGCTGCTGGAGTGATGACGGAAATGGCTGCTGAAGGGACGGACGAAATGGCTTCCATATGTGAAACTTGCCCGTCCAAATTTCCCAGCCCGGTGCTAAAACCCAAAATGGCATCGGCGACAGGTTGAATGAGTTGTTTAATGTTGTTGAGAATTTCCTGATGTAGATCGTAGAGCGGATCTTGGACAGCTTGTGGCTGAGGAGCTGGAGCGATTGAGGCTGCTGGCTGCTGAGGAGCTGAGCTGGTTGATGGGGCGGCTTGCTGCAAGGATGCAGGGGGGCGTGGATTCCTGGAACGCTGAGCTGCGGGCTGAGGAGGAAAGGTTCAACTGGAATGttgcagtataaaataaacatagatTTGCGGTTGCTCTCCGCTGGAATTGAAATACaacttttaaaaagagctttcagGAGTTTATCGACTGACCAGTCTTTAAAATACAACTGAGCTGGAGAGGATTCCCGAGGTTGACAGTGCTTGCTTCTCTGTGGCTGGGCTGAAGAAGATGGGTTAGCAGTGGCTGGAGCGGGAGATGGTACAGATGGAGGATCCGAGTAGCGAGGTATAGATCCGGGGGTGGAAAGCTGGGGAGAAACCATTGATCTTCCAGATGGAACGCGGACAGAAGCTACAGACGTACCAGCCTGTGGAATAAACTCTTCTTCCAAGCCTTCCGACTCCGATGAGAAGGAATAATGCAGTAagtttaacccttagcagtccatttattcaacgcgtctcaggcgcgtcaggtccaatttattttcacacgcgcagtttattttagacacgctgtttaaaagtatttttttacagtaaaacaggtttaaaaggcactgcatatcaacaggacactcagtaatgcatctccagccccgccccaccccttgctCGCTctatttttcacatatctctacatagtagtgcataccgataaatcatctcctgatcactcgttttatcaccaaactcctcaataatgcaatccaagtctttattttattactataacatctaaaaaaagctctgcaaatgtctgtgatattcttcagcgctggatgcagaagcagctatcttgtttgtttatgtccgtgttatctatgtggtgtcggggctatctgtattcatgagatatgcccccttttttcggcttctctcggctcctatcggtctcactcggccattgaatggtttgctcggctttttccggagaaaaaacgacaagagacctgttttttacgtctttttgatgatattggaaagggtccgacattggactggaaagggaaaattgcaatgtcggaccaggtccgacataggactgcaaggAGTTAACATCTTGAATTTGGCGTGAACTGAGAAAGGAGGCAGAGCCCTATGTCCTGTCCCCTGAACCCCACATAAAGGttaacatgaaaataaattgaCAGTGTTTGTAACTGTGAAGAATTATCAGGTTAAAAGGCTGCAAAGTTGAATATCTGAGCAGAACCTTTCTGTACTCTCAAGAGAAGATGTTTGCTCTACAAAGACAAGTGGACTAGGGAAACTAGACAGGACTGTATCTCAAGAGATGAAATTTGCTCTACAAAGACAAGTGGTCCAGTGAAACTAGACAGGACTATACTCTCAAGAGATGTTTGCTCTACAAAGACAAGTGGACCAGGGAAACTAGACAGGACTGTATCTCAAGAGGTGACGTTTGCTCTACATACATAAATGGACCAGTGAAACTAGACAGGACTGTATCTCAAGAGATGACATTTGCTCTACAAAGACAAGTGGACCAGGGAAACTAGACAGGACTGTATCTCAAGAGGTGACGTTTGCTCTACATACATAAATGGACCAGTGAAACTAGACAGGACTGTATCTCAAGAGATGACATTTGCTCTACAAAGACAAGTGGACCAGGGAAACTAGACAGGAACTGACCAAACTTTCTCTGCCTTTTGCATTCCATCACTTCTGATCCATCTTAGAGCAACTGTGTTCAAACTGCTAGCCTGCGACCTTGAATACAGTAACAATCTCACAGACTCCAGCTTGATTGCAGTTGGAAAAAGCGAAGACACAGAGAGGCACAAAACCTCAGCACTGTTCCAGGACCCGATCCTCAAACAACTTGTAATGAACTGGTTTGATGAGTAGAAACAGGTTCACATGACATTACCAGAGACTGGGAGCTCTAAGATGTTAAACTGATGGACTGCTGATTTAACCCTCTCATTATTGTCACTGAGTGATGCCATTCTGCAACTTTGTGAACTGAATCATTTCTTTATTAATCTAGCTATTCTGTAACTTTGTGAACTGAATCACTTCTTTATTCATCTAGCTATTCTGTAACTTTGTGAACTGAATCACTTCTTTATTCATCTAGCTATTCTGTAGCTTTGTGAACTGAATCACTTCTTTATTCATCTAGTTATTCTGTAACTTTGTGAACTGAATCACTTCTTTATTCATCTAGTTATTCTGTAACTTTATGAACTGAATCACTTCTTTATTCATCTAGCAATTCTGTAACTGTGAACTGAATCACTTCTTTATTCATCTAGTTATTCTGTAACTTTGTGAACTGAATCACTTCTTTATTCATCTAGCTATTCTGTAACTGTGAACTGAATCACTTCTTTATTCATCTAGTTATTCTGTAACTTTGTGAACTGAATCACTTCTTTATTCATCTAGCTATTCTGTAACTTTGTGAACTGAATCACTTCTTTATTCATCTAGCTATTCTGTAACTTTGTGAACTGAATCACTTCTTTATTCACCTAGCTATTCTGTAACtttggcggtgtttacatgcaagttttaatcgcgctactatagtgcattcatgacgtgtcacgtgcAAATGACACacgattgtgctcgttccaaaagtgcatgactcaagtgtcattacattttggtaaagcacggtaaagtgcgcgctaattggcctcattagtcccatagcaacaaactccacagtcgtgcaaaatacttaacgatagactttcatgaaataacacgatacctcctccacttcccctatataaaagaacgctcttctctgggatacggtctttctgtcctcctctgtagcgtaagtaagattttccttatcccagtcttactaatacaaatcagttaaatatccatccatccattattatcaatccgcttctcctgatgagggtcgcggctaaattatatatacattgcatacaaagatgttgatttataccattattaattaatttcagtgtattatgaacgatgcatgaaaACTACTAGAttgttatgaccagcattattatcataataataatactacgaataatgtagctttttcctgcaggatgtttcaagcttccacccctacTGACAGCACGCAAATACAGATTGACCAATTCtaaattgtttcacagtctctgttttacatgtgaatcctaagaataatttctggaaaataataacataccgcacatacgcacacttagcctcagccatgTGTAAAAGagctttatctccccaaccacagtagctagagcatccaaaccaactttaatgtgaagaagaccaattgtgaattgtttcacaagctctcctttacatgtgaataaaacaaataaattctgaaaaacaataacataccgcatatactcacacagcctacctgacacgcgtaaaatggctttatctcctcaaccacagcagctacagcactcaaaccaactttaatttaaaagatGCCAAATGTggattgtttcacagtctgtgttttacctgtgaagcctaaaaATTTTAAgcccaattttaaataactttagcataacagaggcagaagtgttaaagggactatgagctcttaaaataaacaaatcccctgggccagatgagatcctcccaatagtactcaaagaaatgaaagaagttatttacaaaccgctaaccaagatcatgcaacagtctcttgacacaggggttgtaccaacagactggaaaatagcaaatgtaataccaatccacaaaaagggagacaaaaccgaaccaggtaactacagaccaataagcctgacttctattatatgtaaacttatggaaactataataagatccaaaatggaaaattacctatatggtaacaatatcctgggagacagccagcatggttttaggaaagggagatcgtgtctaactaacctacttgacttttttgaggatgcaacattgaaaatggataactgcaaagcatacgacatggtttatttagattaccagaaagcttttgacaaagtcccgcataaaagattaattctcaaactgaacgcagtagggattcaaggaaatgcatgcacatggattagggagtggttaacaggtagaaaacagaaagtattgagagaaacctcaaaatggagtgaggtaaccagtggtgtaccacagggatcagtattaggtcctctgctattcctaatctacattaatgatttagattctggtatagtaagcaaactcgttaaatttggagacgacacaaaaataggaggagtggcaaacactgttgcagcagcaaaggtcattcaaaatgatctagacagcattcagaattgggcagacacatggcaaatgaaatttaatagagaaaagtgtaaagtattgcatgtgggcaataaaaatgtgcattataaatatcatatgggagatagtgaaattgaagaagggaactatgaaaaagacctaggagtttatgttgactcagaaatgtcttcatctagacaatgtggggaagctataaaaaatgctaacaagatgctcggatatattgtgagaagtgttgaatttaaatcaagggaagtaatgttaaaactctacaatgcattagtaagacctcacctagaatattgtgttcagttctggtcacctcgttacaaaaaggatattgctgctctcgaaagagtgcaaagaagagcaaccagaattatcccgggtttaaaaggcatgtcgtatgcagacaggctaaaagaattgaatctattcagtcttgaacaaagaagactacgcggtgatctgattcaagcattcaaaatactaaaaggtacagacaatgtccacccaggggacttttttgacctgaaaaaagaaacaaggaccaggggtcacaaatggagattagataaaggggcattcagaacagaaaataggaggcacttttttacacagagaattgtgagggtctggatccaactccccagtaatgttgttgaagctgacaccctgggatccttcaagaagctgcttgatgagattctgggatcaataagctactaacaaccaaacgagcaagatgggctgaatggcctcctctcatttgtaaactttcttatgttcttatgttgttaataattaatgaatacaataaaatatcgcatatacacaccaccgtcccagcgtcaattaaaagtgcttgatatccccaaccacagcagctagcattttcaaaacaactttaattcaaagaagaccagttgtgaaaatcacaactgttcttctttaaattaaagttggtttgaacactgtagctgctgtagctgctgtcgctgctgatccaggagcgtCGTCTGAagcgcctggagtacagaaggatgtaccgtctgattgcacgcaccgctgtcaggcaggatcggcaatacagccaccttttggaaaggctggaccacgctgatcaaaagcaccaagaggtggttgcgttgcacgccgaatttctgcgcacaatacgattcctttcctgcaaacccattgcatgggagtGAATGAGTTCTTCCCATataagacttaatctagccagtgtttgtctgcgtcttctccatccatcaatttttgtcgcaactacattgtaagtaggcctatgattttatatacccttataactaatgagcaaatacacacaaattatgtatttattatattaacagcgtttccacattttctgcataattaattttaatattttaacaaagtacctgtgtttgaaaccaacacatcatgagtttttaaaaaaaatgtatttatttatttattttaaaaataaatttagtcgttgccaatcagtttttattattttctccccaatttgaaatgcccaattatttttaggctgagctcaccgctaccacccctgcgctgactcgggaggggcgaagacaaacacacgctgtcctccgaagcgtgtgccgtcagccgcccgcttctttacacactgcggactcaccgtgcagccgcctcagagctacagcgtcggaggacaacgcagctctgggcagcttacaggcaagcccgcaggcgcccggccagactacaggggtcgctggtgcgcggtgagccgaggacaccctggctgacctaaccctcccgcCTCCCggacaacgctcggccaattgagcgccgccccctcggagctcccgtcccacggt
The window above is part of the Acipenser ruthenus chromosome 22, fAciRut3.2 maternal haplotype, whole genome shotgun sequence genome. Proteins encoded here:
- the LOC117431426 gene encoding endothelial cell-specific chemotaxis regulator-like, with the translated sequence MYMERMDLRACVLLWIICFNVSRAKAETSTQTTDKATSCPSTSTVPPTLPTAALSVPSSTTIGNEASKPNTTTEPLQSKLNTTTEPLQSKLNTTTEPLQSKLNTTTSSFPSSPGAVISSSTEPSVSSVSTGSSTSELVTTSTLPLTTSARGNARTDFSGLTSLSTQTENKTSSLLASAFPTEQTQNNLTMLAFGVMSLILILIVVMVILVTVVNLRGKCHRSKEAEGKKSGDSGVSESNSANLEKESITLVSVKSLNTETDSPRICSTRHTTVANDEHGGNCHDVHSTQLV